From one Nematostella vectensis chromosome 7, jaNemVect1.1, whole genome shotgun sequence genomic stretch:
- the LOC5509705 gene encoding isoaspartyl peptidase/L-asparaginase — protein sequence MEKGKIRRFSPCIVVHGGAHAVIPDQAVKQLLVDGVKNAANVGYKVLKEGGSNAAIDAVEAAIRVFEDNALFNCGYGSKLNALGRVSMDAMMMDGRSIDYGGVCGLRNVANPITVAKKLMTNSRHCLLTGEGGDMFAQEMGVPFVSDENLITEMRRKQLEAALEALEVKKMEEKENNEKLQKEKEDKEEDKKDFDCVNSFETELQSKPEKREEVKEQDIELVLKMIEEIKNIDEHDTVGAVAIDEFGNVACGTSTGGISGVHPGRVGDSPIIGCGGYADNEIAAISTTGSGEFILRCTLASHSMYMMQSGKTPTESVFAALDNMDKRIGGKGGMIVLDCEGNAAIAHSTPHMPWAQRREDVTAFGVYPGDAMAEVYSTEGMKIVEAPGVACKQYSGSNVTSYGIGQDSIGVGMDF from the exons ATGGAGAAAGGCAAGATCCGGCGATTTTCTCCTTGTATCGTGGTCCACGGAGGCGCTCATGCTGTAATACCCGATCAAGCCGTAAAACAGTTACTTGTTGATGGCGTCAAAAACGCGGCTAACGTCGGCTACAAAGTCCTCAAAGAAGGAGGCAGTAACGCTGCCATTGATGCCGTAGAAGCAGCGATAAGG GTATTTGAAGACAATGCCCTGTTCAACTGCGGTTATGGATCTAAACTAAATGCACTTGGCAGAGTATCAATGGATGCAATGATGATGGATGGAAGATCAATTGACTATG GTGGTGTTTGCGGACTAAGGAATGTAGCAAACCCAATTACAGTGGCCAAGAAGCTAATGACCAACTCTAGGCACTGCCTACTTACGGGGGAAGGTGGTGACATGTTTGCACAAGAGATGGGAGTGCCTTTTGTATCTGATGAAAACCTCATTACAGAAATGAGAAGGAAACAACTGGAAGCTGCCTTAGAGGCTCTAGAGGttaaaaaaatggaagaaaaagaaaataatgagAAATTGCAGAAAGAGAAAGAGGACAAAGAAGAAGACAAGAAAGATTTTGACTGTGTGAACAGTTTTGAGACAGAACTTCAATCAAAGCCTGAAAAACGTGAAGAAGTTAAAGAACAGGATATTGAATTGGTCTTAAAAATG ATTGAAGAAATCAAGAACATTGATGAGCATGACACT gttgGTGCTGTAGCAATAGACGAGTTTGGCAATGTTGCATGTGGCACATCAACAGGAGGAATCTCTGGTGTTCACCCTGGTAGAGTCGGTGATTCTCCCATCATTGGCTGTGGAGGTTATGCAGATAATGAGATTGCTGCCATTTCAACTACTGGCTCAGGGGAATTTATACTTCGATGCACACTTGCAAG TCATTCGATGTACATGATGCAAAGTGGCAAAACTCCAACAGAGTCTGTCTTTGCTGCATTGGACAACATGGATAAACGGATTGGGGGCAAAGGCGGCATGATTGTTTTGGACTGCGAGGGAAACGCTGCTATTGCACACAGCACCCCGCACATGCCATGGGCTCAGCGCAGAGAAGATGTGACAGCATTTGGTGTCTATCCTGGGGATGCTATGGCTGAAGTGTACTCAACTGAAGGCATGAAAATAGTGGAGGCTCCTGGAGTAGCTTGTAAACAATATTCTGGCTCAAATGTAACCTCCTATGGTATAGGACAAGATAGTATAGGGGTTGGCATGGATTTTTAG
- the LOC5509704 gene encoding 3'(2'),5'-bisphosphate nucleotidase 1, with the protein MTSSVPFIVRLVSSSVSIANRAGSVIRDILKKGELGIIDKSAAGSGKFDPQTEADRAAQRCIIGSLLVQFPSLRIVGEEEGIDANDLGDDLLVTSQDSSILDVKCPENLNNIKAEDVVVWVDPVDGTKEFTEGLLHHATVLIGVSYEGRPVAGVIHQPFFGHNSSSDLSKLGRTLWGINGLGAFGFKTKPIPDGRRIITTTRSHLTQDVTDAIAAMKPESVLKVGGSGYKVLLLLDGDADGYIFASPGTKMWDTCACQAILEAVGGKLTDICGNEVVYDFDAESYLNRLGVVAALREHEWYIEMIPDTVRDGLRKKQKL; encoded by the exons ATGACCTCGAGCGTCCCATTCATCGTACGGCTTGTATCTAGCTCTGTATCTATCGCGAATCGAGCAGGAAGTGTTATCAGGGACATTCTAAAAAAAGGAGAACTCGGTATTATCGACAAG TCTGCTGCAGGTTCCGGGAAGTTCGACCCACAGACTGAGGCTGACCGTGCTGCCCAGCGATGCATTATTGGCTCCTTACTGGTGCAGTTCCCTAGCCTGCGAATAGTAGGAGAAGAAGAG GGCATTGACGCCAATGACCTGGGGGATGACTTACTAGTCACTAGCCAAGACTCTTCTATCTTAGATGTCAAATGCCCTGAAAACCTCAACAACATCAAAGCTGAAGAT GTTGTTGTATGGGTGGACCCAGTAGATGGAACAAAGGAATTCACTGAAG GACTCCTGCACCACGCCACCGTCTTGATAGGCGTGTCCTACGAGGGGCGTCCTGTTGCTGGAGTCATCCATCAGCCATTCTTCGGCCATAATTCTTCTTCAGATCTCTCCAAACTTGGCAGAACTCTCTGGGGTATAAACGGTCTGGGCGCATTTGGATTCAAGACAAAGCCTATACCTGATGGCCGACGTATTATCACAACTACCCGCTCCCATTTGACACAGGATGTCACCGATGCTATAGCGGCAATGAAGCCCGAAAGTGTCCTTAAAGTAGGAGGTTCCG GTTATAAGGTCCTCCTCCTTCttgatggtgatgctgatggcTATATATTTGCCAGCCCAGGAACAAAGATGTGGGACACCTGTGCATGTCAAGCAATACTAGAGGCTGTGGGAGGCAAGCTGACCGATATCTGTGGCAATGAAGTGGTGTATGATTTTGATGCCGAATCCTATCTTAATAGGTTAGGTGTGGTTGCTGCACTAAGGGAACATGAATGGTATATCGAAATGATACCAGACACAGTAAGGGACGGACTCAGGAAAAAACAGAAACTTTGA
- the LOC5509703 gene encoding mitochondrial substrate carrier family protein G, whose amino-acid sequence MASGDVEDIIPPSYPGESFLYRSLKNTISGTAGGISVCLVGHPFDTLKVRLQTQPVDRPVYKGLVDCFVKTLKWEGIGGLYKGVGSPIVGQMFFRATLFGSYFQFTASFAGKEREGQRLTLPEYYACGAGTGLVVAFIEGPIDLFKSKMQVQIIRAQSGAPIQYRNVFHAGYTIAQTYGIRGCYQGLSATLVRNIPANGFFFGFYEFTKNLLTPEGGTVNDVSPLGLLTSGAMGGFFYWFLTYPTDLVKSSMMADHSDKALRKYHGYIDCARKLYTNEGGWRRFYRGFTPCLLRSMPANAAMFFTVETLRKYFP is encoded by the exons ATGGCGTCCGGCGACGTCGAAGACATCATTCCTCCCTCGTATCCCGGCGAATCCTTTCTCTATCGCTCTCTCAAAAACACGATCTCTGGTACAGCGGGTGGGATCTCTGTTTGCTTGGTAGGACATCCTTTCGACACTTTAAAAGTCCGTCTGCAAACCCAGCCAGTCGACAGGCCGGTGTACAAGGGACTTGTCGACTGCTTCGTGAAAACTTTGAAATGGGAAGGCATTGGAGGGCTTTATAAAGGTGTAG GTTCACCTATTGTGGGGCAGATGTTTTTCAGAGCAACACTGTTTGGATCATATTTTCAG TTTACAGCTTCATTTGCTGGCAAGGAGCGTGAGGGCCAACGCCTAACACTCCCTGAGTACTACGCATGCGGTGCAGGAACAGGGCTTGTTGTAGCATTCATTGAGGGACCTATTGACTTG TTCAAGTCTAAGATGCAGGTTCAGATTATCAGGGCCCAGTCTGGGGCTCCCATACAGTACAGGAATGTGTTCCATGCAGGCTATACCATAGCCCAGACTTATGGCATCAGAGGTTGCTATCAGGGGCTATCAGCTACACTTGTAAGAAACATCCCGGCTAATGGATTCTTCTTTG GTTTCTATGAGTTCACCAAGAATCTACTAACGCCGGAGGGCGGTACAGTGAATGATGTATCCCCTCTTGGCCTGCTGACATCAGGCGCAATGGGCGGGTTCTTCTACTGGTTTTTGACTTACCCCACAGACCTGGTCAAGTCTTCCATGATGGCGGACCACTCAGACAAAGCCCTGAGGAAGTACCATGGCTACATAGATTGTGCCAGGAAGCTATACACAAATGAAGGCGGATGGAGGAGGTTTTACCGTGGGTTTACGCCGTGCTTGTTGAGGTCAATGCCAGCAAATGCTGCCATGTTTTTCACTGTTGAAACCCTTAGAAAATATTTCCCATAG
- the LOC116616654 gene encoding uncharacterized protein C20orf85, which yields MSGGGGKIKTCNFVHKDEIWKDHVKMELFAQRRWPDKWGFLAQEYEQLQQRTLHIGDKKDDATEAVTKTTSEAKPEVTSMTYPKTNSQIIGWRLQYEADHPKPAIRRAGKKDIVKQLRWPREGI from the exons ATGTCTGGTGGTGgcggaaaaataaaaacgtgtAACTTCGTCCACAAGGATGAGATATG GAAGGACCATGTCAAAATGGAACTGTTCGCACAGCGCCGGTGGCCGGACAAGTGGGGCTTCCTCGCGCAAGAGTACGAGCAG CTTCAGCAGCGGACTTTGCACATTGGCGACAAAAAAGATGACGCCACGGAAGCAGTGACAAAAACTACGTCAGAGGCCAAGCCGGAAGTGACGTCAATGACATATCCGAAGACAAACAGCCAGATAATTGGCTGGAGGCTTCAATACGAGGCTGACCACCCGAAACCCGCAATCAGACGCGCGGGAAAAAAGGACATAGTGAAGCAGCTTAGGTGGCCGCGAGAGGGTATTTAG
- the LOC5509726 gene encoding transcription factor IIIB 90 kDa subunit, whose protein sequence is MSSVCSNCGGSDIDLDPSRGDAVCMGCGSVLEDNIIVSEVQFQENSLGGTSAIGQFVSSEGNKAGIGLGTGFRHGLAQESRAITLENGRKRINQLGHQLQMNQHCIDTAYNFYKLAVNKRLTRGRRTAHVVAACLYLVCRTERTPHMLLDFSDILQIDVFTLGRAYLKLAQELYINLPAIDPCLYIHRFAHKLELGEKEHDVAVTALRLVSRMKRDWIHHGRRPSGLCGAALLVASRLHSFNRSVREVVKVVRISDTTIRKRLGEFKDTPSSQLTIDEFHKIDLEEEQDPPCFTHARKKAKQQAEDVVNPEITQEVEKFRTEIDNILGIRQEIRNQDNTEKAMSPSDQRAGGVSPASVACSSADVAASVSGSSTRGDCFASYDMTQDEEGEESGEELDLTGLDDVELDKCLLTEDEIKVKTKIWMEENKEYLEKMKEKEEQEAQDREQGIVKPEKKKRKYKSKNKQPASTAGEAIEKMLVERKISSKINYEVLRDLETCQSSKPTEPVEPAEPVEQVTPVQPEPPSSVKSEFLKPSIPIRSGGRKRQSLALTPLSSSPLKKPKISITPSNFKDFIKEVARPDPSPEAEAPQAAPVEVVVETGPVEYENRERPGAEEPLAEDYYDEEEEEEGSHVSAAQLMAHIYNDGLEDEYGEYEEEY, encoded by the exons ATGTCTTCTGTGTGTTCTAATTGTGGTGGTAGCGACATCGACCTTGATCCGTCGCGGGGCGACGCGGTGTGTATGGGGTGTGGGTCTGTGCTAGAAGACAACATTATCGTATCCGAGGTTCAGTTTCAGGAAAATTCTCTTGGAGGAACGAGTGCTATCGGCCAATTTGTTTCGTCTGAAG GAAACAAAGCTGGTATTGGTCTAGGTACTGGTTTCCGCCATGGACTTGCACAAGAATCAAGAGCCATCACACTAGAAAATG GTCGTAAGAGAATTAACCAGCTAGGGCACCAACTGCAGATGAATCAGCATTGTATTGATACAGCATACAACTTCTACAAACTTGCTGTGAACAAGAGACTGACGAGGGGCCGGCGCACTGCCCATGTCGTTGCAGCATGTTTGTACCTGGTTTGCCGAACAGAGAGGACTCCTC ATATGTTGCTGGATTTCAGTGATATTTTGCAG ATTGATGTGTTTACTCTTGGAAGAGCATATCTCAAGCTTGCACAGGAGTTGTACATTAACCTCCCGGCAATAG ATCCCTGCCTCTACATCCATCGCTTCGCCCACAAGCTTGAGCTTGGAGAGAAAGAACATGACGTTGCTGTCACAGCACTGAGGCTTGTATCCCGGATGAAAAGAGACTGGATTCATCATGGCCGAAGGCCGTCTGGGCTGTGTGGTGCAG CTCTTCTGGTAGCATCACGACTTCACAGCTTTAACCGGTCTGTCCGGGAAGTGGTCAAAGTCGTCCGAATCAGTGACACCACCATCCGTAAGCGACTAGGCGAGTTCAAGGACACGCCGTCCAGTCAACTGACCATCGACGAGTTCCATAAGATAGACCTGGAGGAAGAGCAAGACCCGCCATGCTTTACGCATGCCAGGAAGAAGGCTAAGCAACAAGCCGAGGACGTGGTCAACCCAGAGATCACGCAAGAGGTCGAGAAATTCCGCACTGAGATTGATAACATTCTGGGGATTCGGCAAGAAATCCGCAACCAAGACAACACCGAGAAAGCCATGTCTCCGAGTGATCAGAGGGCAGGTGGAGTGTCGCCTGCAAGTGTTGCTTGCAGTTCTGCGGATGTTGCGGCTAGCGTATCGGGGAGTTCTACTAGGGGGGATTGTTTTGCGAGTTATGACATGACTCAAGATGAAGAGG GGGAGGAGTCAGGAGAGGAATTAGACCTAACGGGATTGGATGACGTGGAGTTGGACAAG TGTCTGCTGACGGAGGACGAAATCAAGGTGAAAACAAAGATTTGGATGGAGGAAAATAAGGAATACCTCGAAAAGATGAAAG aAAAAGAAGAGCAAGAGGCGCAGGACAGAGAACAAGGAATCGTCAAGCCGGAGAAGAAG AAACGCAAGTACAAGTCGAAGAACAAGCAGCCCGCATCGACTGCAGGTGAAGCGATCGAGAAGATGCTTGTTGAACGAAAGATCTCAAGCAAGATCAACTACGAGGTCCTGCGAGACCTGGAAACGTGCCAGTCCAGTAAACCCACCGAACCGGTTGAACCCGCTGAGCCAGTTGAACAAGTAACTCCTGTGCAGCCCGAGCCACCCTCATCCGTCAAATCAGAATTTCTCAAGCCGAGTATTCCTATTCGATCAGGGGGGAGAAAGAG GCAATCTTTGGCGCTGACACCTCTGTCCTCAAGCCCGCTGAAGAAACCCAAG ATTTCTATAACTCCATCCAATTTCAAAGATTTTATTAAGGAGGTCGCTAGACCAGACCCCAGTCCAGAAGCCGAGGCACCACAGGCAGCCCCTGTTGAGGTTGTGGTCGAGACAGGGCCTGTGGAATACGAGAATAGGGAGAGACCTGGAGCCGAGGAGCCACTGGCCGAAGATTACTAtgacgaggaggaggaggaggaggggagTCACGTGAGCGCAGCTCAGCTCATGGCCCATATCTATAATGACG GTTTGGAAGACGAGTATGGCGAGTATGAAGAAGAATATTGA
- the LOC5509700 gene encoding uncharacterized protein LOC5509700, which yields MFATRLFQRFGRQSLNTYPGFNKRFIWLGCINYGSKKTTQKSHASNTSSKTTSPSHRTLKQKPIGELFSLHIGSNNQNNVYPLDLLLALAQSTRRSLKQSYLLLSDTELQRGYSELLSKITDSLGKVSLDELMKSLLAIAQICQRQDVFLDLNETRISLHPQESKELTTCATYLTKQAVVLFKKAEGILLDNRFGGIPNSWLTTVLWAYTVTGQGSDELLHVIKSEVLNRELETFHESELVQVLDSFCMAPAFNSEDVFGYIHQEVMRRGLIGFKTCELPVLMYSFVSQDSTVFSPEFYQRIKIDLLGRDVRVITPVELSKLFWSFARVKSNVDSIDVIKYLQKELLRRGLSKFDDRGVAVLMWSLIELNFFSKELFNLLKREICRRNQRTFSSHDISIIFWCFAKIKNRFDSRVIFAMFDKELHHRGFAAFSHSELAMTLWSFAELDQGTRATLTKLTTEIQNRDIKEFKPVLISQLIWGFAKVRNRVDVIDALRFLSSKLSKEVAIQKFTMRQLALMLWSLAVSDHMSPLLKSLQLEVCKRSKQTINNATLCQLLFSLAESGDLVDGVLTRHVLGEVSRRGFQSFQNLQLSAAAWAISELLDCGHPGSELVHLLEDEIQRRNISEFKPADLCRIFHALARFKGILQSGRALKKFRDEILKAGLDRFSIGELLMITVAQINVYEPTDMSLQSLRSEVLSRNPREFAATHLCIIAQYFPDPEVRSWLEKEVIGRSVTAFTADELKVLLQTLARDEKLCTSLRQQLEANDMRLYGYSDCELEEIEDFLKGEKLLS from the coding sequence ATGTTTGCAACAAGACTATTTCAAAGGTTTGGCAGGCAGTCATTGAATACTTATCCAGGCTTTAACAAAAGATTCATTTGGTTGGGCTGTATTAACTATGGAAGCAAGAAAACTACCCAAAAGTCCCATGCTTCTAATACTTCTAGCAAAACTACAAGCCCCAGTCACAGAACTTTGAAACAGAAGCCAATTGGCGAGCTGTTCTCACTGCATATTGGGAGTAATAACCAAAACAATGTCTACCCCTTGGATTTGCTATTAGCATTAGCACAGAGCACACGTCGAAGTCTTAAACAGAGCTACCTCCTGTTGAGTGATACAGAGCTTCAAAGAGGATATTCAGAATTACTGAGCAAGATAACTGATTCACTGGGGAAAGTTAGTCTGGATGAACTAATGAAATCGCTGCTTGCCATTGCACAAATCTGCCAAAGACAAGACGTCTTTTTAGATCTGAATGAGACAAGAATATCTTTACATCCTCAAGAAAGTAAAGAGCTGACAACATGTGCTACGTATTTAACCAAACAAGCAGTGGTGTTATTCAAAAAGGCCGAGGGGATATTGTTGGATAATCGTTTTGGTGGCATTCCTAACTCTTGGTTGACAACAGTGTTGTGGGCATACACCGTGACAGGGCAAGGTTCAGATGAATTATTACATGTCATTAAGTCAGAGGTCCTCAATCGCGAACTGGAAACTTTTCATGAATCAGAGCTTGTCCAGGTTTTGGACTCATTCTGTATGGCTCCAGCATTTAACTCTGAGGATGTGTTTGGCTATATTCACCAGGAAGTGATGCGTAGAGGGCTTATTGGGTTTAAAACCTGTGAGCTACCAGTGCTGATGTATTCTTTCGTAAGTCAGGATTCCACAGTATTCTCTCCAGAGTTCTACCAACGTATCAAGATAGACCTTCTCGGTAGAGATGTCCGTGTGATAACTCCTGTTGAGCTAAGTAAACTATTTTGGTCTTTTGCACGTGTGAAGAGCAATGTTGATTCAATCGATGTCATCAAGTATCTACAGAAAGAGCTTCTTCGCAGAGGACTTTCCAAATTTGATGATCGCGGAGTTGCTGTTCTTATGTGGTCACTCATTGAGCTGAATTTCTTTTCTAAAGAACTTTTCAATCTGctaaaaagagaaatatgTAGAAGAAATCAGCGAACATTTTCATCCCATGATATCTCAATcattttttggtgttttgcCAAGATTAAGAAcaggtttgactcacgtgtgaTATTCGCAATGTTCGATAAGGAACTACACCATCGAGGCTTTGCAGCCTTCTCCCATTCTGAGCTAGCAATGACTTTGTGGTCCTTTGCTGAGCTGGATCAGGGCACGAGGGCGACACTCACGAAACTCACCACTGAGATACAGAACAGAGACATCAAGGAGTTCAAGCCAGTGCTTATCAGTCAATTAATATGGGGCTTTGCTAAGGTAAGGAATAGAGTTGATGTAATAGACGCCCTGCGTTTCCTCAGCAGCAAGCTTAGTAAGGAGGTCGCTATTCAGAAGTTCACAATGAGACAGCTGGCACTGATGCTTTGGTCATTGGCTGTGAGTGATCACATGTCACCACTACTAAAAAGTCTCCAACTGGAAGTTTGCAAGCGATCCAAACAAACCATCAACAACGCGACTCTGTGTCAGTTGTTGTTCTCTCTAGCCGAATCCGGAGACCTTGTGGATGGTGTACTCACTAGACATGTATTAGGGGAAGTAAGTCGGAGGGGATTTCAATCATTCCAGAACTTACAGCTTTCAGCAGCAGCATGGGCAATATCGGAATTGTTGGATTGCGGACATCCCGGATCAGAACTTGTGCATTTATTAGAAGATGAAATTCAACGGAGAAATATATCGGAATTCAAGCCAGCGGATCTGTGTCGCATCTTCCATGCCCTTGCTAGGTTTAAAGGAATACTTCAATCTGGAAGAGCTTTAAAGAAGTTCAGGGATGAAATATTGAAGGCTGGTCTCGACAGATTCTCAATCGGCGAGTTATTAATGATAACTGTTGCACAAATCAATGTCTATGAGCCAACAGATATGTCCCTGCAGTCCCTCAGAAGCGAAGTGTTGTCCCGAAACCCGCGGGAATTCGCTGCCACGCATCTCTGCATCATTGCACAGTATTTTCCTGATCCTGAAGTAAGAAGTTGGTTGGAGAAAGAAGTTATTGGTAGATCTGTTACCGCGTTCACTGCTGACGAGCTCAAGGTGCTTCTGCAAACATTGGCAAGGGATGAAAAACTCTGTACTAGTCTTAGACAGCAATTGGAGGCGAATGACATGAGGCTCTATGGTTACTCTGACTGTGAACTAGAGGAGATTGAGGATTTCTTGAAAGGGGAGAAGTTACTCAGTTAA
- the LOC116616636 gene encoding adenosine receptor A3-like, which translates to MNITSNVSHAALFHPNTSHGHHLNTTVMSTFPILAWSTAYGTIAVMAAFGNSMVIVAFVRNLKLHTRTNFFVIGLAAADFIVGVLAVPLFICTFWYYTRSLDIPLILRRIYDAADIFSGFASIFQLVLISLERCYAILYPVSHRNSSKWVYILSVIFFWFFSGALSITQAIGITEKSMHLRRAFFSMIWMCYGVSFIVICAAYVGIWKKAKTRGTYGFYRRKRRRQDREVMIAFTVLIVIVVFIITWLPFFTVNVLFYYDPKRGKGVPYELVQFTKLLHYSNSAINPIIYSLKIPGFKKTFTSLLRRESRAMLKTRTLSLTRKDSNRNSMLRARPGRSSI; encoded by the coding sequence ATGAACATCACCAGTAATGTGAGTCATGCTGCCCTGTTCCACCCCAACACGAGCCACGGCCACCATCTCAACACGACGGTCATGTCGACTTTCCCTATCCTGGCGTGGAGTACAGCATACGGTACTATTGCAGTAATGGCGGCGTTTGGCAACAGCATGGTCATCGTGGCTTTCGTGCGGAACCTCAAGCTTCACACGAGGACGAACTTTTTCGTGATCGGTCTGGCGGCCGCGGACTTCATAGTAGGGGTTCTTGCGGTACCCTTGTTCATATGTACGTTCTGGTATTACACGCGAAGTCTCGATATTCCGCTCATACTCAGGCGCATTTACGACGCTGCAGATATCTTCTCCGGATTCGCGTCCATCTTCCAACTTGTTCTCATCTCTCTCGAACGCTGCTATGCAATCTTATACCCTGTGAGCCATAGGAACTCATCAAAGTGGGTGTATATTCTGTCTGTGATCTTCTTTTGGTTCTTTTCTGGGGCGTTATCGATAACCCAAGCGATAGGCATTACGGAAAAGAGCATGCATCTTAGACGTGCATTCTTCTCGATGATCTGGATGTGTTACGGGGTCTCATTCATTGTGATCTGCGCGGCGTATGTGGGGATTTGGAAGAAAGCCAAGACAAGAGGGACTTATGGTTTCTACCGGAGGAAGCGCAGGCGGCAGGATCGAGAGGTCATGATCgcgtttactgtacttatagtCATCGTAGTGTTTATAATCACGTGGCTTCCATTCTTTACGGTGAACGTGTTGTTCTATTACGACCCCAAAAGAGGCAAAGGTGTACCCTACGAGCTTGTCCAATTCACGAAACTCCTCCACTACTCAAACTCGGCCATTAACCCCATTATATATTCGCTGAAGATCCCGGGGTTCAAAAAGACGTTCACGAGTCTACTGCGCCGAGAGTCACGTGCCATGCTTAAGACGCGTACGCTCAGTCTCACGCGCAAGGACTCGAACAGAAACTCCATGTTACGCGCGAGACCCGGAAGGTCATCGATCTAG